One window from the genome of Labeo rohita strain BAU-BD-2019 chromosome 10, IGBB_LRoh.1.0, whole genome shotgun sequence encodes:
- the cldn7b gene encoding claudin-7-B, protein MANKGLQLLGFTLSLLGLIGLIAGTILPQWKMSAYVGDNIITAIAMYQGLWMSCAFQSTGQMQCKVYDSILQLDGALQATRALMIVSILLTVAGLGVASMGMKCTNCGGDDKAKKSKIAMTGGIILIVAAICSIVACGWFTNQIVRDFYNPFTPVNTKYEFGAAIFIAWAGAFLDIMGGGMLAASCPKGGKSSSRYPKSSRPPSSSKEYV, encoded by the exons ATGGCAAATAAAGGACTGCAGCTCCTGGGATTTACTCTATCGCTTCTAGGTTTGATTGGGCTCATTGCTGGCACAATCTTACCTCAGTGGAAGATGTCTGCCTACGTTGGAGATAATATAATCACAGCTATAGCGATGTATCAAGGCCTTTGGATGTCGTGCGCTTTCCAGAGCACCGGACAAATGCAGTGCAAGGTGTATGACTCCATCCTACAACTCGATG GTGCTCTCCAGGCAACTCGTGCCCTGATGATTGTCTCGATCCTTCTCACAGTCGCAGGACTGGGTGTGGCCAGCATGGGCATGAAGTGCACTAACTGTGGTGGTGATGACAAGgccaaaaagtcaaaaattgcCATGACAGGCGGTATAATCCTCATTGTTGCAG CCATTTGTAGCATTGTTGCCTGCGGCTGGTTTACAAATCAAATCGTCCGGGACTTCTACAACCCCTTCACACCGGTCAACACAAA gTATGAATTCGGAGCTGCCATTTTCATCGCATGGGCAGGTGCATTCCTAGACATAATGGGTGGAGGCATGTTGGCTGCCTCCTGCCCAAAGGGTGGTAAATCATCCTCCAGGTACCCCAAGTCCTCCAGACCCCCTAGCAGCAGCAAGGAGTACGTTTGA